From one Coffea eugenioides isolate CCC68of chromosome 11, Ceug_1.0, whole genome shotgun sequence genomic stretch:
- the LOC113752220 gene encoding isoflavone reductase homolog PCBER-like yields MARIRARIRESKDGSDPSSVLLEECIREIDVKSKILIIGGTGYIGKYIVEAGAKAGHPTFALVLENTISDPKRAAIIESFKSLGVAFLYGDLHDHQQLVNAIKQVDIVISTVGGDLVAHQVKIIAAIKEAGNIKRFLPSEFGNDVDRLHGFVEPAARLYRTKVEIRRAVEAEGIPYTYLVSNGFAGYLNYFLNPFGDSSSASPPRDKIVILDDGNPKVVFSKQEDIAAYIIKAADDPRTLNKIVYLRPPANTLSYNEIVSLWERKIGQTLEKIYLPEKEVLEKIQEASMPLKFILSLGYTVLVKGEMANFEIEASLGMEATDVYPDVKCTALDEYLNQFVSE; encoded by the exons ATggcacggatccgagctcggatccgtgagAGCAAAGATGGATCCGATCCCTCATCTGTACTTCTGGAGGAGTGTATCCGAG AAATCGATGTGAAAAGCAAGATTTTGATCATTGGCGGCACCGGATATATTGGCAAATACATAGTGGAGGCAGGTGCAAAAGCAGGGCACCCAACTTTTGCATTGGTCCTAGAAAACACAATTTCAGATCCTAAAAGGGCAGCCATCATAGAGAGCTTCAAGAGTTTGGGAGTCGCATTTCTTTAT GGAGATCTACACGATCATCAGCAGTTGGTAAATGCAATCAAACAAGTTGATATAGTGATCTCGACAGTCGGGGGAGATTTGGTAGCTCATCAAGTTAAGATAATTGCAGCAATTAAAGAAGCTGGTAACATCAAA AGATTTTTACCTTCTGAGTTTGGAAATGATGTGGATCGTTTGCATGGCTTTGTTGAGCCTGCCGCTAGATTATACAGAACCAAAGTTGAGATCCGCAGAGCTGTCGAGGCTGAAGGGATACCTTACACTTATTTAGTATCTAATGGTTTTGCTGGTTATTTGAATTATTTCCTTAACCCCTTTGGAGACTCTAGCTCTGCAAGTCCTCCCAGAGACAAAATTGTCATTCTTGATGATGGAAATCCAAAAG TCGTTTTCTCGAAGCAAGAAGACATAGCTGCATACATCATTAAAGCAGCAGATGATCCAAGGACCCTGAACAAGATTGTGTACCTTAGACCACCTGCCAACACTCTGTCCTACAACGAAATAGTATCATTGTGGGAAAGGAAAATTGGCCAGACCCTCGAAAAGATTTACCTTCCAGAGAAGGAAGTCCTTGAGAAAATCCAGG AGGCTTCAATGCCATTAAAATTCATCCTGTCTCTGGGATACACGGTTCTTGTGAAGGGAGAAATGGCCAACTTTGAGATCGAGGCTTCTCTTGGCATGGAGGCAACGGATGTCTATCCCGATGTAAAATGCACCGCACTTGATGAGTACCTCAATCAGTTTGTATCAGAGTAG